A genomic window from Sceloporus undulatus isolate JIND9_A2432 ecotype Alabama chromosome 9, SceUnd_v1.1, whole genome shotgun sequence includes:
- the MED29 gene encoding mediator of RNA polymerase II transcription subunit 29: protein MAAAQQQQQQQQLTLLQAQVGPPSASSAAAGASTSAPGSGAGGQAGPGQGTAVAAPLAVGQAPSGIQVAAQAQDFDPVQRFRLLLPQLKESLQNLMKVAAQNFVQNTNIDSGQKSNDGPVQRVDKSLEEFYALCDQLELCLRLAYECLSQSFDSAKHSPTLVPTATKPDAVQTESLPYTQYLSMIKSQISCAKDIHNALLECSNKITGKVPSQGVL, encoded by the exons ATGGCGGCggctcagcagcagcaacagcagcagcagttgaCCCTATTGCAGGCGCAAGTGGGGCCTCCTTCTGCTTCGTCCGCCGCCGCTGGAGCCTCCACCTCGGCTCCTGGCTCTGGCGCTGGAGGGCAAGCGGGGCCGGGACAGGGCACAGCGGTAGCGGCTCCCTTAGCGGTGGGCCAGGCTCCATCTGGGATACAAGTGGCCGCGCAGGCGCAGGATTTCGACCCGGTGCAGCGCTTCCGCCTTTTGCTGCCGCAGCTGAAGGAGAGCCTCCAG aaCCTGATGAAAGTAGCTGCTCAGAACTTTGTGCAGAACACAAACATCGACAGTGGCCA AAAAAGCAACGATGGCCCTGTTCAGAGAGTGGACAAGAGCCTAGAAGAATTCTATGCCTTGTGTGACCAGCTAGAACTCTGCCTG CGCCTAGCCTACGAGTGCCTCTCCCAGAGTTTCGACAGCGCCAAGCACTCCCCGACCCTCGTCCCAACGGCCACCAAGCCGGACGCGGTCCAGACAGAGAGCCTTCCCTACACCCAGTACCTCAGCATGATCAAGTCCCAGATCTCATGTGCCAAGGATATCCACAACGCCCTCCTCGAGTGCTCCAACAAGATCACCGGCAAAGTGCCCTCCCAGGGGGTGCTGTAA